From the genome of Aerococcus sanguinicola:
ATAGGCCCGCTTGTGGTCTTGGGCAGTGGGCAGGTGGAGGACCTGGCCATCATGGACCAAGCTAAAGAAGGAAAATTCTGGGCCAGTCAAACACTCTTCCACCACGACCTGGGATTGGCTCCCATAGCGCTTGTCCTCCAAGATATCGGCCAAGGCGGCTTCGGCTGACGCTAGGTCCTGGGCAATGACCACACCTTTACCGGCAGCTGGCCCATCCGCCTTGATGACCAAGGGAAATGACGCCGCTTGGATATAGGCCTGGGCCGTTGGAAAGTCTGTAAAAACCTGGTAGTGGGCTGTGGGAATCCCGTTCTCAACCAAGATCTCCTTGGCAAATTTCTTGGAAGATTCCAAGCGAGCTGCTGCCTGGCTGGGGCCAAAAATTTTTTGCCCCGCAGCCCGAAAGCGGTCCACGATGCCCAAGAAAAGGGGGAGCTCAGGGCCAACAAAGGTCCAGTCAATCTCGGTCGCTTGGGCCCAAGCCAAAAGCTCATCAACCTGGTCAACAGCTAGGGGGACTAATTTGATCCCATCACTTGCCATACCTGGATTACCGGGTGCGCAATAGACCTGGTCCACCTGGTCACTCTGCATAAATTTGCGGGCTAGGGCGTGTTCACGGCCGCCCCCACCAATCACTAATACTTTCATTCCAACCTCCTAGTGTCTAAAGTGTCTCCGGCCCGTTTTCAACATGGGTATCTGGGCCGCATCGGTCACTGCAATGGAATCGTCATCGTGGATGGAACCTGCGGGCTGGACGATCGCCTTGATGCCATGAGAGACCGCATATTCAGCCGTATCGGCCATGGGCAGGTAGGCATCACTGGCGAGGACCATATTCGACCGGTCCACCCCATGGGGATTAGCCAGGGCTTCTTGGATGGCCAATTCGCAGGCCCCCACCCGGTTCATCTGGCCAGCTCCAATCCCTAGACTCTGCACATCATTAGCCACCACAATGGCATTGGATTTCACGTGTTTGACCAACTTCCAAGCTAATTCCAAGGCCTGGTCCTGTTTGGGGTCAGCTGCTATCTGACCCATGGCTGGCCAGTCGGAAGCGTGGACCGCTTGGGGAATGTCCTGGTCTTGGACCAAAAGCCCCCCCATCACCGACACATATTCCTTAGCTGGAGCAGGACTCTGATCGAAGTGGTCCAGGGCCAAGAGGCGTAAGTTTTTCTTGCTTGCCAGTAGGTCTAGGGCTTCGGCATCAAAAGAGGGCGCAATCACAATCTCTAAGAAAATCGGCTGGAGGGCTTCAGCCAAAGCCCGGGTCACCGGCCGGTTGACAACCACAACCCCCCCGTAGATGGACTGGGAATCGGCTTCATAACAGCGCTGGAAGGCGAGTTCAATGGTCTCGCCTAAACCCATGCCACAGGGGTTCATGTGTTTGACCGCAATGACAGCGGGGACTTGGAATTCCGCAATCATCCGCAGAGCGGCATCGGCGTCCTTAATATTATTGTAGGAGAGGGCCTTACCTTGGAGCTGTTGAGCTTGGACCAGGCTATAGGACGGAGCTAGGGGCTCTTGGTAGAAGGCAGCAGCTTGGTGGCTGTTCTCCCCATAGCGGAGCTCTTGTTTGAGGTCATAGGTCAAAGTAAGCTTTTCCGGTTCGCTTTCGCCGACAAAGTTCGTCAGGTACTGGGCAATCAGGGCATCGTACTGGGCCGTTTGTCGGAAGACCTTAGCCGCCAAGTGAGCCCTCAAGTCCAGGCTGGTCTGGCCCTCAGCCGCGACTTCCTTTTGGACCCGGTCATAGTCAGCGGGGTCGGTAAGGACAGTCACCGACTGGTAGTTCTTGGCCGCACTCCGCAGCATGGAGGGGCCACCGATGTCAATGTTTTCAATCAGGTCGGCGTGGCTCGCATGGGCCTGGGCCAGGGTCGCCTTGAAGGGGTAGAGGTTGACCACCACATAGTCGATGGCTTCAATCCCATGGTCGGCCAAGGCTTGAAGGTGGCTGGCCTGGTCGCGACGGGCGAGGAGGCCCCCATGGATCTTAGGGTGGAGGGTCTTGACCCGGCCATCCAGAATTTCCGGGAAGCCAGTCACTTCCTCCACAGCCGTCGCTGGAACCCCCGCCTCATTGAGGGCTCGGAGGGTTCCCCCCGTCGAAATAATGTCAATCCCTTGGTCGGCTAAAAATTGGGCAAAAGCAACAATTCCGGTCTTATCTGACACACTGATTAAGGCTCTAGGCATTTTCTCTTCCTTTCAATTGACGAATAACAGCTGGATAAACTTGGTGTTCCAGGTCATGGATGCGCGCTTCCAGGTCGGCCAAAGTCTCCCCCGGTCGGATGGCTAGGCTGGCTTGGCGGATAATCTCCCCGCTGTCAATGCCTGCATCCACATAATGGACGGTCACCCCGGTCTGCTCCACCCCCGCTTCATAGGCCTCACGAATGCCGTGACGCCCAGGAAAGGCTGGGAGAAGAGACGGATGAATATTAATAATGGCTTGGGGGTAGGCTTGGAGCAGGGGGGCATGGAGGACCCGCATGTAGCCAGCTAAAACGACCAACTCGATGGCTTCTTCCTGGCAGATTTGAAGCAAGGCTTCTTCATAGGCTTGGCGGCTCGGGAAGTCTTGGGGACTGAACTGGTAGGTCTTAATCCCTAAGTCCTGGGCGCGCTCTAGGGCATAAGCCCCCGCTTGGTCCGAGAAGAGAAAGACAATCTCAATCCCTTCCTGACCCTTTGAAAAAGCTTGGGCCAAGGCCTGGAAGTTGGACCCATTACCGGATGCAAAGACAGCACAACGCATAAAGACCTCCTTAGCGAATCTGGATGGCTCGGTCATCATCCTCGACAACCTGGCCGATAACATAAGCGGTTTCTCCGGCATCCTCTAAGGCAGCTAAGACCGCATCACGTTCGTTAGGGGCCACCGCTGCCACCATGCCGATTCCCATATTGAAGATTTCGTAAAGATCGGCTTCAGAAATTTGACCATAGTGGGCCAGGGCCTTGAAAATATCTAAGACAGGCCAGGTCCCCCGGTCGATCTGGGCACAGAGCCCTTCAGGCAGCATGCGGGGAATATTTTCGACAAAGCCGCCCCCTGTAATATGGGCCAGGCCATGGATTTTCCCTGTTCGTACCAGGGGTAGGAGGGACGCCACATAGATCCGGGTCGGCTTGAGCAATTCCTCTCCCAGGCTGGCAGCTTGGGGTAATAAATCTAAGGGAGCGTCGAGTGCGAAGTCATGGTCCTTGAAGAAGACCTTGCGCACCAGGGAATAACCATTGGAATGGAGGCCTGAAGAAGCTAGGCCAATAAGGATATCCCCTGCTTGGACGTCACTTTTTTGGATCAGGGTCTTGCGGTCAGCTAAGCCCACCGCAAAGCCGGCCAAGTCAAAGTCGTCCCCGGTGTACATGTCCGGCATCTCGGCCGTCTCTCCGCCGATCAGGGCTGCACCAGCTTCTTGGCAGCCCGTGCAGACCCCCTTGACAATGGCTTCGATAATCGCCGGATCGTTCTTGGCCACGGCTAGGTAATCGAGGAAGAAGAGGGGCTCCGCTCCCTGGGCCAGGATATCGTTGACGCACATGGCCACGCAATCGATCCCAATTTGGTCGTAGACCTGGGCTTGGATGGCGAGCAGGAGCTTGGTCCCTACCCCATCTGTTCCTGAGACGAGGACGGGATCTTGGTAGTTAAAATCTTTCAAAGCGAAGGCAGCCCCGAATCCCCCTAGTTGGCTGAGGACTTCTGGACGCTGGGTTTTTCGGACATGTTTGGCCATGCGGCGGACGGCTTCATAGCCTGCGGTCACATCCACACCGGCTTGGCTGTAGGCATTATCCATGCTTTTCCTCCCTTTCTTCTAAGGCGCGGTAGTATTCTTCGGCATAGTCATAGAGGCCGGTCGGGTAGTCGCCGTTAAAGTAGGCCATGCAGAGACCCCCGTAAGGTGCATGGCTTTCTAGACCAATCCCTTCCATCAGACCTTCCTCACTGAGAAAAGCCAGGGAGTCGGCCCCTATCAAGTCGCAGATCTCATCCACGTCATGGTTGGCAGCGATCAATTCGCGGGTCGTTGAAATATCAATCCCGTAGAAACAAGGGTACTTAAGGGGCGGACAGGCAATCCGGACATGGACTTCCTTGGCGCCTGCCTCGCGCAAGAGGCTGACGATCCGCTTGGAAGTCGTCCCCCGCACAATGGAGTCATCCACCATGACCACCCGCTTGCCTTCCAGCAATTTACGGACGGCCGATAATTTCATACGGACTCCGCGCTCCCGCTCTTCCTGGCTGGGCTGGATAAAGGTCCGGCCCACATACTGGTTCTTCACCAGGGCCATTTCATTGGGGAGCTGGGCCGCTTCCGCATAACCGCTAGCCGCTGATAGAGAGGAATTGGGGACGCCGACCACGAAATCAGCCCCTGGCGCTGGCGCTTCCTGGGCCAGGCGCGCCCCGCATTGCTTGCGAGCTGTGTGCACATTAATGTCATGGATAGTAGAATCCGGACGGGCAAAATAAATATATTCCATGGAACAAATGGCCTGTTGACGGTCCGCCGTATAGTATTGGCGCTGAATGCCCTGGCTGTCGATAACAATGAGCTCACCCGGTTGGACATCGAAGAGGGCTTCTGCCCCAATTTGGTCCAGGGCGCAGGACTCGCTGGCCATGGCATAAGAGCCATTCGCCAATTGACCGACAACCAGAGGCCGGAAGCCATTAGGGTCACAGGCCCCAATCAAGGCTTGGTCGGTCAGCAAGATATAGGTAAAGCCTCCCTTGATTTGGTTCAGGGCGTCCTTGACTTGGTCCAAGAACTTATCTTCCTGGCTGTGGCGGATTAAGTGCATGAGGACCTCACTATCCGAAGTGGACCGGAAGATTGCCCCCTTCTTTTCCAAGTCCCGGCGCAGGGCCCGGCCATTGACCAGGTTGCCATTGTGGGCCAGGGCCATGTCCCCCGCTTCAAAATGGAAGAGGAAGGGCTGGATATTGTGGAGGGAGTGCTCGCCTGACGTGGCATAGCGCACATGTCCCAGGGCAGCCCGGCCTTGGAGATAGTCGAATTGGTCCTTGGCCTTAAAGATTTCACTGACTAGGCCCAGGCCCCGGATATCCTTCATCTGTCCCTGGCTGTCCAGTGCGGTAATCCCCGCTCCTTCCTGGCCCCGGTGTTGGAGGGCCATGAGTCCGTAGAAGACCAGGCGGGAAGCCTGGCTGTGGTTCCAGATTCCAATCAAGCCGCATTCTTCATGGGGCAGGTCATAGTGGGCCTCATCAATATAGGTAGACAGGTAGTCCCCTTCAGAAACTATTTGCTTGTGGCATTCAGTTGACACGTTAAGGCCCCTTCCCATAGTGCTTGTAATTCTTCGACATCGGCTTCAATTTGCCCATCATCAGCTGTTAGGCGGTAGCTGGCTTCGGTCGTCACCCGACCTAATAAGTTAAATGTGTCGCCAAAGTCAGCTTCAAAAGCCGCCTGTTTATCGGGATGCACACTGACAATAAAGCGCGACTGGTTTTCGCTGAAGACTTGGCGGATGGGGCCTGGATAAGTCGCTTCTAGGCCCAATCCGGTCTTAAAGGCAGACTCCGCTAAAGCGACAGCCAAGCCCCCCTCGCTCAGGTCGTGGGCAGAGGCCAGGTAGCCTGCTTGGATGGCCTTGAGAACCGCTTCTTGGTTGGCAGCTTCTTGGTCGAGGTCGAAGTCAAAGAGTTGGCCCGAAATTTGGCCGATCTCTAAGTACTGGAGCTCAGACCCGTTGAAGGCATCACTGGTCACCCCGATGCTGTAGATCAGGTCCCCAGCCTGCTTGAAGCTTTGCGTGGTGATTTCTGAAAGATCCCGGATTAAACCGACCATGCCAATCATCGGCGTTGGGTAAATGGCTTGGCCATTGCTTTCATTATTTAAGGAAACATTGCCTGAAATCACTGGCGTCTTGAGCTGGCGGCAGGCTTGGGCGATGCCAGCAGCGGACTGGGCGAGTTCATAGAAGATTTCCGGATCTTCTGGGTTGCCGTAGTTCAAGCAGTCCGTGATGGCGAGGGGTTGGCCCCCGCTAGCGACGATATTGCGGGCTGCTTCACTGACCGCCATTTGGCCCCCGCGTTCAGGATCTAGGTAAATATAGCGGGCATTGCAGTCGGTCGTCATGGCGAGGGCTTTTTGGGTGCCACGGATGCGGAGAACAGCGGCATCGCTCCCCGGTCCTTGGACGGTTGAGGTCCGGACCATGCTGTCATAGCTTTCATAGACCGACCGTTTGGAGGCGATGGTCCCCTGTTGGAGGAGGGCTTCCAAGGTCGCTTTGGCATCAGTGAATTGGGGCTGGTATTGGCTAGCGGTCGCTTGGGCTAAACGCTCAGGCCGCTTTCCTTGGCGCTGGTATTCAGGAGCTGATTCAGCTAAGGCATCCACCGGCACATTGGCTACTTCTTGGCCCTGGTGGAAGAGCCGGTAGCGGCCATCATCCGTTACTTCGCCGATCTTAACCGCATGGAGCTTGTACTTGTCGAAGATGGCTTGAATCTTGGCTTCCTTGCCCTTCTTCACACAGAGGAGCATCCTTTCCTGGGACTCGGACAGCATCATTTCGTAAGGGGTCATATCTTTTTCGCGTTGGGGAACTTGGTCGAGGTTGAGGCGGAGTCCTGTTCCTGCCTTGGAGGCCATTTCAGAGCTTGAAGACACCAGACCTGCCGCCCCCATATCCTGGATGCCGACCAATTCGTCCTGGCAAGTTTGGATCACTTCCAGGCAGGCTTCCAGGAGGAGTTTCTCCATAAAGGGATCGCCCACTTGGACAGCTGACCGTTGACTCTCGTGCTCATCGCTAAATTCCGCACTGGCGAAGGTAGCTCCGTGGATGCCGTCCCGACCCGTCTTAGCCCCGACATAGAGGATGGTATTACCGACGCCGGCTGCCCGGCCCTTTTGGATATCTTTTTGGTCCATGAGGCCGACACACATCACATTGACTAGGGGGTTGCCGCGGTAGCAATTATCGAAGGCGATCTCGCCTCCCACCGTCGGAATACCGATACAGTTGCCGTAACCCGCAATCCCGTTGATCACTTCTTGGTAGATGTACTTGGTCCGGGCATCATCTAATTCACCGAAGCGCAAAGAATCCAAAACAGCGATGGGGCGAGCCCCCATACTGAAGATATCGCGGATAATCCCGCCGACCCCAGTGGCCGCCCCTTCATAGGGTTCAACCGCTGAGGGGTGGTTGTGGCTCTCAGCCTTGAAGACCACGGCCTGACCATCGCCAATATCCACAATCCCGGCTCCCTCACCTGGCCCTTGGAGAACCTGGGGCCCTTCAGAAGGGAAGGTCCGCAAGATTGGCTTGGTGTTCTTGTAGGAGCAGTGTTCACTCCACATGACCGAGAAGAGGCCGGTCTCTGTGTAATTGGGCAGGCGGCCGAGGATCTTATCCCGGATCAAGGCATACTCCTCATCCGTCAAGCCCCATTCTTGGTAGATCTTCTGCTCTTGGATTGCTTCTGCTGTCAGTTCTTGTGTCGCCATTAAGCTTGCCCTCCTAAGTTCTTCTCATAAGTGTCCCGCATCGATTCAAAAACCCGCAGGCCGTCAACGCCGCCAATCAAGGCCTCTACCGCCCTTTCTGGATGGGGCATGAGGCCGATCACATTGCCCGCCTGGTTGCAGATCCCCGCAATATTAGCCGTTGACCCATTCGGATTGTCCCCCGCATAGGTAAAAACAATCTGCTGGTTGGCGCGCAATTCCTCTAAGGTAGCTGGATCGCAGTAATAATTGCCTTCGCCATGGGCAATGGGCAGGCTGATTGCTTCCCCAGCTTGGTAGCGGCTAGTGAAGGCCGTCTGGTTGTTTTCCACCTTTAAGGTTTGGTGCTTGCAAACAAAGTGGAGGTCGCGGTTGCGCAAGAAGGCCCCAGGCAAGAGCCCCGCCTCACAGAGAATCTGAAAACCATTGCAGGTCCCTAAGACTAACTTGCCTGATTCTGCGAAAGCTTTTAAGGCTGTCATAATAGGGGTAAAACGAGCGATGGCCCCAGAGCGCAAGTAGTCGCCAAAGGAAAAGCCGCCCGGTACCATGACTGCATCATAGCCCGACAAGTCGCTGGCGTCAGAAGAGACAAAGGCCACCTCTTCACCCAGGATGTCCCGGATGGCGTGGAACATATCCTCGTCGCAATTGGAACCTGGAAATTGAATCACAGCAAAGTTCATGCTTAAGCCTCCTTAATCGTATAGCGGTAAGCTTCCATGGTGACATTGGCCAAGAGTTTGTCGCAGATGGCTTCAACGGTTGCTTGGACATCGGCGACATCCTTAGAGATTTCCAGTTCAAAGTACTTGCCCTGGCGGACGCTTTCCACTTCGCGATAGCCCATCTGGTTGACGGCTTCTTGGATCGCTTCGCCTTGGGGATCTAAGATCGATTCCTTATAGGTTACAAAAATTTCTACTTGATACATCATGGTCCTCCTTGTGGTCTTAAGCTTGGGTCACGGCTTCGAGTCGGCTGAGTACCGCTTCATAGAAAGGAATCATATCCCCTTCATCGTTGCGGAAGATGTCTTTGTCAAAGGATTCTTTTGTTTCTATATCCCAGAGTCGGGCATTGTCTGGAGAAAATTCGTCAGCAAGCACAATTGCTCCATCGGCTGTGCGGCCGAATTCGAGCTTGAAATCAACTAGGATGAGCCCAGCTTGCTTGAATAAATCAACTAAAAGGGCATTAATCTGCCGGGTCAACCGCTTAATCTCTTGGAGCTCTCCTTCCGTCGCAGCTTGGAGGAAGCGGATATTTTCATCATTGATAAAGGGGTCATTCAAGGCGTCGGCCTTGTAGAAGAATTCTAGGACCCCACCTGGAATTTCGGTTCCCTTGTCGACACCGAGCCGCTTGACAAAGCTCCCGGCGGCATAATTGCGGAAGACGACTTCTAGGGGGAACATGTCGGCTGCCTTAACCAATTCTTCACGAGCATTTAGGACTTCCACCAGGTGGGTTGGAATGCCCCGGTCGGCTAAATAAGTGAAGATCAACTGGGTGATGGCTTGGTTGAGGGCACCCTTACCAGGGATTTCTTCCTTCTTGGCCCCGTTGCCTGCTGTGGCCTGGTTCTTGTAAACCATCTTGAGAATGCCGGCTTGGTCCGTTTGGTAGAGGTCCTTAGCCTTACCGGAATAGATTAAGTGCTTATCAGTCATTACTTATCCTCGCTTCCAAATTTGTGTCGCTTTAATTTCTTTTAGACTTTGATCGGTATCATCTGTCAAGAGGGTCAAGTGACCCATCTTGCGGTTCACTTTGGCCTGGTCTTTGCCGTAGAGGTGGGGGTGCCAGTGGCTGGCCTGGTCCAAGGCTTCCTCGAAAGCGGCTAGGTCTTGGCCGAGAACATTGACCATGAGTGCGGGCTGGAGGAGCCGGGGCTTGGGCAGGTCCCAGTTGCAGATGGCCCGGATATGGAGATCGAACTGGGAGAAGTCACACGCTTCAATGGTATAGTGGCCGCTATTATGCGGACGAGGAGCCAGTTCATTGATCAAAATTTTCCCATCTGCCGTTAGGAACATCTCAATCCCTAGCGTGCCGACCAAGTGGCCAGCCCGCGCAATCTGCCGGGCGACCCGATCCGCCTTAGCCTGGAGCTCTGCTGAAATCCTGGCCGGTACGATAGATTCAAAGAGAATATTGTCAGAGTGAATATTCTCGGCCACCGGGAAGGTCACCAGGTCTCCGCCCGGCTTGCCCACTGCCATAACGGACAATTCCTTGGTGAAGGGCACCCAAGCTTCCAAGATGCAGACCTGGTCCTTTATGAGTTCTGCCGCCTGGTCGATATCTTGGACTGAACGGAAAACCTGCTGGCCCTTGCCGTCATAGCCGAAACGGGTCGTCTTCAAAACAGCGGGATAGCCTAATTGGTCCAGGCCTGCTTCTAAATCAGCCAGGCTAGCTACCCGGCAATAAGGCGCCACTTGGGCCCCAGCCGCTTGGAGGAAGGCCTTCTCCGTCAAACGGTCCTGAGTCTTTGCCAAAAGCTCGGTGCCCTGGGGCAGGTAGACCCGGTCCCCCAAGGCTTGGAGGCTGTCGGTATCAATATTTTCAAATTCAAAGGTCAAGACATCGCAGGCATCCGCAAAGGCGGCTAGGGCTTCCCGGTCATCATAGGCCTTCTGGTAGTGGAAGTCCGACACCTGGGCAGCCGAACAATTAGCCCCTGGATCGAGGATGCCGACCTTAAAGCCCATAGCCTTGGCAGACTGGGCCAGCATATGTCCCAGCTGACCACCGCCGATAATTCCAATCGTTTGTCCCGGTAAGATGGTCTTAGTCAAGTTGGTCACCACTTTCTTTAGCAGCCTGGCGCATGGCTTGGCGGTAGGCTGTCAGACGGTCAACCAAGTCACGGTCCTGGAGGCTGAG
Proteins encoded in this window:
- the purM gene encoding phosphoribosylformylglycinamidine cyclo-ligase is translated as MDNAYSQAGVDVTAGYEAVRRMAKHVRKTQRPEVLSQLGGFGAAFALKDFNYQDPVLVSGTDGVGTKLLLAIQAQVYDQIGIDCVAMCVNDILAQGAEPLFFLDYLAVAKNDPAIIEAIVKGVCTGCQEAGAALIGGETAEMPDMYTGDDFDLAGFAVGLADRKTLIQKSDVQAGDILIGLASSGLHSNGYSLVRKVFFKDHDFALDAPLDLLPQAASLGEELLKPTRIYVASLLPLVRTGKIHGLAHITGGGFVENIPRMLPEGLCAQIDRGTWPVLDIFKALAHYGQISEADLYEIFNMGIGMVAAVAPNERDAVLAALEDAGETAYVIGQVVEDDDRAIQIR
- the purD gene encoding phosphoribosylamine--glycine ligase, yielding MKVLVIGGGGREHALARKFMQSDQVDQVYCAPGNPGMASDGIKLVPLAVDQVDELLAWAQATEIDWTFVGPELPLFLGIVDRFRAAGQKIFGPSQAAARLESSKKFAKEILVENGIPTAHYQVFTDFPTAQAYIQAASFPLVIKADGPAAGKGVVIAQDLASAEAALADILEDKRYGSQSQVVVEECLTGPEFSFFSLVHDGQVLHLPTAQDHKRAYDQDRGPNTGGMGAYAPVPFVSEALYQEVVRTIVDPLLQAMEAAGHPYSGVLYTGLMLTAEGPKVIEFNTRFGDPETQILMPLLGDDFAETIDQLLEGQPAQLTLNETGPSLGVVLAAEGYPTPYAKGMDLTPLVQACPSEISLIYAGVGEKSGHLTAQGGRILMAVAQGRDLTQAAERVYALLDQHPIPQTFYRHDIGGQAITQPKEEKIS
- the purF gene encoding amidophosphoribosyltransferase; amino-acid sequence: MPHEECGLIGIWNHSQASRLVFYGLMALQHRGQEGAGITALDSQGQMKDIRGLGLVSEIFKAKDQFDYLQGRAALGHVRYATSGEHSLHNIQPFLFHFEAGDMALAHNGNLVNGRALRRDLEKKGAIFRSTSDSEVLMHLIRHSQEDKFLDQVKDALNQIKGGFTYILLTDQALIGACDPNGFRPLVVGQLANGSYAMASESCALDQIGAEALFDVQPGELIVIDSQGIQRQYYTADRQQAICSMEYIYFARPDSTIHDINVHTARKQCGARLAQEAPAPGADFVVGVPNSSLSAASGYAEAAQLPNEMALVKNQYVGRTFIQPSQEERERGVRMKLSAVRKLLEGKRVVMVDDSIVRGTTSKRIVSLLREAGAKEVHVRIACPPLKYPCFYGIDISTTRELIAANHDVDEICDLIGADSLAFLSEEGLMEGIGLESHAPYGGLCMAYFNGDYPTGLYDYAEEYYRALEEREEKHG
- the purK gene encoding 5-(carboxyamino)imidazole ribonucleotide synthase, with protein sequence MTKTILPGQTIGIIGGGQLGHMLAQSAKAMGFKVGILDPGANCSAAQVSDFHYQKAYDDREALAAFADACDVLTFEFENIDTDSLQALGDRVYLPQGTELLAKTQDRLTEKAFLQAAGAQVAPYCRVASLADLEAGLDQLGYPAVLKTTRFGYDGKGQQVFRSVQDIDQAAELIKDQVCILEAWVPFTKELSVMAVGKPGGDLVTFPVAENIHSDNILFESIVPARISAELQAKADRVARQIARAGHLVGTLGIEMFLTADGKILINELAPRPHNSGHYTIEACDFSQFDLHIRAICNWDLPKPRLLQPALMVNVLGQDLAAFEEALDQASHWHPHLYGKDQAKVNRKMGHLTLLTDDTDQSLKEIKATQIWKRG
- the purH gene encoding bifunctional phosphoribosylaminoimidazolecarboxamide formyltransferase/IMP cyclohydrolase, which encodes MPRALISVSDKTGIVAFAQFLADQGIDIISTGGTLRALNEAGVPATAVEEVTGFPEILDGRVKTLHPKIHGGLLARRDQASHLQALADHGIEAIDYVVVNLYPFKATLAQAHASHADLIENIDIGGPSMLRSAAKNYQSVTVLTDPADYDRVQKEVAAEGQTSLDLRAHLAAKVFRQTAQYDALIAQYLTNFVGESEPEKLTLTYDLKQELRYGENSHQAAAFYQEPLAPSYSLVQAQQLQGKALSYNNIKDADAALRMIAEFQVPAVIAVKHMNPCGMGLGETIELAFQRCYEADSQSIYGGVVVVNRPVTRALAEALQPIFLEIVIAPSFDAEALDLLASKKNLRLLALDHFDQSPAPAKEYVSVMGGLLVQDQDIPQAVHASDWPAMGQIAADPKQDQALELAWKLVKHVKSNAIVVANDVQSLGIGAGQMNRVGACELAIQEALANPHGVDRSNMVLASDAYLPMADTAEYAVSHGIKAIVQPAGSIHDDDSIAVTDAAQIPMLKTGRRHFRH
- the purQ gene encoding phosphoribosylformylglycinamidine synthase subunit PurQ, which codes for MNFAVIQFPGSNCDEDMFHAIRDILGEEVAFVSSDASDLSGYDAVMVPGGFSFGDYLRSGAIARFTPIMTALKAFAESGKLVLGTCNGFQILCEAGLLPGAFLRNRDLHFVCKHQTLKVENNQTAFTSRYQAGEAISLPIAHGEGNYYCDPATLEELRANQQIVFTYAGDNPNGSTANIAGICNQAGNVIGLMPHPERAVEALIGGVDGLRVFESMRDTYEKNLGGQA
- the purC gene encoding phosphoribosylaminoimidazolesuccinocarboxamide synthase, producing the protein MTDKHLIYSGKAKDLYQTDQAGILKMVYKNQATAGNGAKKEEIPGKGALNQAITQLIFTYLADRGIPTHLVEVLNAREELVKAADMFPLEVVFRNYAAGSFVKRLGVDKGTEIPGGVLEFFYKADALNDPFINDENIRFLQAATEGELQEIKRLTRQINALLVDLFKQAGLILVDFKLEFGRTADGAIVLADEFSPDNARLWDIETKESFDKDIFRNDEGDMIPFYEAVLSRLEAVTQA
- the purN gene encoding phosphoribosylglycinamide formyltransferase, which translates into the protein MRCAVFASGNGSNFQALAQAFSKGQEGIEIVFLFSDQAGAYALERAQDLGIKTYQFSPQDFPSRQAYEEALLQICQEEAIELVVLAGYMRVLHAPLLQAYPQAIINIHPSLLPAFPGRHGIREAYEAGVEQTGVTVHYVDAGIDSGEIIRQASLAIRPGETLADLEARIHDLEHQVYPAVIRQLKGRENA
- the purS gene encoding phosphoribosylformylglycinamidine synthase subunit PurS — protein: MYQVEIFVTYKESILDPQGEAIQEAVNQMGYREVESVRQGKYFELEISKDVADVQATVEAICDKLLANVTMEAYRYTIKEA
- the purL gene encoding phosphoribosylformylglycinamidine synthase subunit PurL codes for the protein MATQELTAEAIQEQKIYQEWGLTDEEYALIRDKILGRLPNYTETGLFSVMWSEHCSYKNTKPILRTFPSEGPQVLQGPGEGAGIVDIGDGQAVVFKAESHNHPSAVEPYEGAATGVGGIIRDIFSMGARPIAVLDSLRFGELDDARTKYIYQEVINGIAGYGNCIGIPTVGGEIAFDNCYRGNPLVNVMCVGLMDQKDIQKGRAAGVGNTILYVGAKTGRDGIHGATFASAEFSDEHESQRSAVQVGDPFMEKLLLEACLEVIQTCQDELVGIQDMGAAGLVSSSSEMASKAGTGLRLNLDQVPQREKDMTPYEMMLSESQERMLLCVKKGKEAKIQAIFDKYKLHAVKIGEVTDDGRYRLFHQGQEVANVPVDALAESAPEYQRQGKRPERLAQATASQYQPQFTDAKATLEALLQQGTIASKRSVYESYDSMVRTSTVQGPGSDAAVLRIRGTQKALAMTTDCNARYIYLDPERGGQMAVSEAARNIVASGGQPLAITDCLNYGNPEDPEIFYELAQSAAGIAQACRQLKTPVISGNVSLNNESNGQAIYPTPMIGMVGLIRDLSEITTQSFKQAGDLIYSIGVTSDAFNGSELQYLEIGQISGQLFDFDLDQEAANQEAVLKAIQAGYLASAHDLSEGGLAVALAESAFKTGLGLEATYPGPIRQVFSENQSRFIVSVHPDKQAAFEADFGDTFNLLGRVTTEASYRLTADDGQIEADVEELQALWEGALTCQLNATSK